The Colias croceus chromosome 21, ilColCroc2.1 genome window below encodes:
- the LOC123701527 gene encoding uncharacterized protein LOC123701527, translating to MTGLNRGTISKIKKEGSTNNGVWCTPGKKRKGRPKLILDDFDKCVIRNKIREFYAVRKEVPTLRKLHRVLKEDINYCGGISSLSGILKELGYKYKKCESKRKVLIERHDIVVWRAKYLRTMKRLRETGKPVVYIDETYIHTAHEVNKCWQGPGEPGVSKAISLGERYIIVHAGSREGFVENCLLSYTTKSISADYHHDMNRENFTKWAKEKLLPNLSQPSVIVLDNASYHSTRINKPPNSSDKKDTLKKWLEDNGIEYPDNALKPELLSLVKRNKKEPVFEINQIFEEHGHTVLRLPPYHCDLNAIEMIWSLVKRQVASKNVNISAKDLLPIINECFKNITAEHWRKECDHVIHVEQKYWEQDHLIEDMQEIIINVTDSSTSSSEEDNSVDLSISSKDSSVMSGIEYLESDFSYGSDQGANE from the exons ATGACCG GCTTAAATAGAGGTacaatatctaaaataaaaaaagaaggTTCTACAAATAACGGCGTGTGGTGCACACCAGGGAAAAAACGTAAAGGAAGACCAAAACTCATTCTTGATGATTTTGATAAGTGCGTCATCCGTAACAAAATTCGTGAATTTTATGCTGTGAGGAAGGAGGTACCGACTTTGAGGAAGCTACATCGTGTGTTAAAGGAAGACATAAACTATTGCGGTGGAATCAGTAGTCTCAGTGGTATTTTAAAAGAGCTGggttacaaatataaaaaatgtgagtCAAAACGAAAAGTTCTCATTGAAAGACATGATATTGTGGTCTGGCGAGCTAAATATTTGCGAACAATGAAGCGCTTGAGGGAAACTGGAAAACCAGTTGTATATATAGATGAAACATATATACATACTGCACATGAAGTCAATAAATGTTGGCAGGGTCCCGGTGAACCTGGAGTTTCAAAAGCAATTTCTCTTGGTGaaagatatattatagttCATGCAGGTAGCAGGGAAGGATTTGTTGAAAATTGTTTACTTTCATATACAACTAAAAGTATTTCAGCTGATTACCATCACGACATGAATCGAGAGAATTTTACCAAGTGGGCAAAAGAAAAGCTTTTGCCAAACCTGTCTCAACCGTCTGTCATTGTGCTAGATAATGCATCCTATCATAGTACACGCATAAATAAGCCTCCAAATAGCAGCGACAAGAAAGACACTTTGAAAAAATGGTTGGAAGACAATGGAATAGAATATCCAGATAACGCACTGAAACCTGAACTTCTAAGTTTAGTAAAAAGGAACAAAAAAGAACCAGTATTTGAAATCAATCAAATATTTGAGGAACATGGTCATACTGTTTTGAGGTTACCCCCATACCACTGTGACCTTAACGCCATTGAAATGATATGGAGCCTTGTGAAAAGACAAGTAGCATCAAAGAATGTGAACATATCAGCAAAAGACCTATTACCAATTATAAATGAATgcttcaaaaatattactgCAGAACATTGGCGAAAAGAGTGTGATCATGTGATACATGTAGAACAAAAATATTGGGAACAAGACCATTTAATTGAAGATATGCAAGAGATCATCATAAATGTTACAGACTCGAGCACATCAAGTTCTGAAGAAGATAATTCTGTGGATCTATCCATTAGTTCCAAAGATAGTTCAGTCATGTCCGGCATTGAATATTTAGAATCAGACTTTAGTTATGGTTCTGATCAGGGAgccaatgaataa